GATCTGGCCACCGAATCGGATTGGTTGATGTCGTCGGAAGACACCCTGGCGGTAACCCGATACTCACCTTCGTCGGCACCTTTTGGGATTTCCAGTGGGAAGGTCGCTTTATAACCGCCGGTCGCGACCGATTGCTTGTTTTCGTTGGAGGCAAGAAGTTTGTCTCCCTGATAGATTTCAATCGCTTGATTGACAGTGTTTTTCTTGTCCAGATCATCAGGATTGATAACAACGTATTTCATTTCCAGTTGCCCGGTTTCTCCATTCTGAAAAATATTTTTGGATAAATTTATGTCTTCTACCGCAACCTTGTTTACACGACCATACTGTTGTACGACTTCAGGCGCTTTTTTGTATTGGACATGGTCAATGATCCCGCCGATTATTCCTCCGGCAACAGCTCCTACAGCCGCACCGATTAGAGCACCTTCAATTCCATTATCGAGAAAACCGATGGCCGCACCGCCAATGGCACCTACTATACCCCCCTTCTTGGCGTTGCCCCACCGATCATTCGTGGTCGCACACCCGCTCAGTGCCGAGGCAACCAGAAGGAACACCAGCAACAGGGCGATTGGTTTC
This portion of the Syntrophotaleaceae bacterium genome encodes:
- a CDS encoding YMGG-like glycine zipper-containing protein translates to MKSRKLKPIALLLVFLLVASALSGCATTNDRWGNAKKGGIVGAIGGAAIGFLDNGIEGALIGAAVGAVAGGIIGGIIDHVQYKKAPEVVQQYGRVNKVAVEDINLSKNIFQNGETGQLEMKYVVINPDDLDKKNTVNQAIEIYQGDKLLASNENKQSVATGGYKATFPLEIPKGADEGEYRVTARVSSDDINQSDSVARSFRVIYARNDRGQIHLAQVTPY